From Eriocheir sinensis breed Jianghai 21 chromosome 37, ASM2467909v1, whole genome shotgun sequence, one genomic window encodes:
- the LOC127008288 gene encoding uncharacterized protein LOC127008288 isoform X2 — protein MEFSCQVCLSRYDSEGHRPLLLPACGHSFCAYCVQVLGQQGKTYCPKCRKENAVQPVSSLPVNYSLLEIVQSTSLGADADEPPEPPSNPMGGTTARKMPPHSSLPKSLSRPVGCTPRSSSGAHVLSKLLHNGMNQNSTSLRNQPMFTPASPTGYTSFPTPAASTVQAHVIRQPMFTTVNSYAAGYTSFPPPAASTVQACMRRQSMFLPVSSSAAGYTSFPAPARSTVQAHDPNFPEAGPEKELQDELDFQMAIHLTFCKDLNHDINRHHNCPVWRREREDNEDVASVLTFMQEI, from the exons ATGGAG TTTTCCTGCCAAGTTTGTCTGAGCCGCTATGACTCTGAGGGCCACCGACCGCTGCTGCTGCCCGCCTGCGGCCACTCCTTCTGTGCCTACTGTGTGCAGGTCCTGGGCCAGCAGGGCAAGACGTACTGCCCCAAATGCAGGAAG GAGAATGCGGTGCAGCCCGTCTCCTCCCTGCCCGTCAACTACAGTTTGCTAGAAATTGTCCAGAGCACGTCACTTGGCGCTGATGCCGATGAACCTCCTGAACCTCCTTCCAACCCCATGGGAGGGACGACTGCCAGGAAAATGCCACCCCACTCAAGCCTCCCCAAAAGTCTCTCAAGGCCAGTGGGTTGTACTCCGAGATCAAGCTCTGGTGCCCACGTGCTCAGTAAGCTCCTGCACAATGGAATGAACCAAAACTCCACCAGTTTGAGAAACCAACCCATGTTCACCCCAGCAAGTCCTACAGGATACACATCCTTCCCTACACCAGCCGCGAGCACTGTGCAGGCACATGTGATAAGGCAACCCATGTTCACCACAGTAAATTCATATGCTGCAGGTTACACATCCTTCCCTCCACCAGCCGCGAGCACTGTGCAGGCATGCATGAGAAGGCAATCCATGTTCCTCCCTGTAAGTTCATCTGCTGCAGGTTACACATCCTTCCCTGCACCAGCCCGGAGCACTGTGCAGGCACACGACCCCAACTTCCCCGAGGCAGGGCCTGAGAAAGAGCTGCAGGATGAGTTGGACTTTCAGATGGCAATCCACCTCACTTTTTGCAAG GACTTGAACCATGACATCAACCGACACCACAACTGTCCTGTCTGGCGCCGGGAGAGGGAAGACAACGAGGACGTGGCCTCCGTCCTCACCTTCATGCAGGAG ATATGA
- the LOC127008288 gene encoding uncharacterized protein LOC127008288 isoform X1, whose product MEFSCQVCLSRYDSEGHRPLLLPACGHSFCAYCVQVLGQQGKTYCPKCRKENAVQPVSSLPVNYSLLEIVQSTSLGADADEPPEPPSNPMGGTTARKMPPHSSLPKSLSRPVGCTPRSSSGAHVLSKLLHNGMNQNSTSLRNQPMFTPASPTGYTSFPTPAASTVQAHVIRQPMFTTVNSYAAGYTSFPPPAASTVQACMRRQSMFLPVSSSAAGYTSFPAPARSTVQAHDPNFPEAGPEKELQDELDFQMAIHLTFCKDLNHDINRHHNCPVWRREREDNEDVASVLTFMQEVGAGCSLTI is encoded by the exons ATGGAG TTTTCCTGCCAAGTTTGTCTGAGCCGCTATGACTCTGAGGGCCACCGACCGCTGCTGCTGCCCGCCTGCGGCCACTCCTTCTGTGCCTACTGTGTGCAGGTCCTGGGCCAGCAGGGCAAGACGTACTGCCCCAAATGCAGGAAG GAGAATGCGGTGCAGCCCGTCTCCTCCCTGCCCGTCAACTACAGTTTGCTAGAAATTGTCCAGAGCACGTCACTTGGCGCTGATGCCGATGAACCTCCTGAACCTCCTTCCAACCCCATGGGAGGGACGACTGCCAGGAAAATGCCACCCCACTCAAGCCTCCCCAAAAGTCTCTCAAGGCCAGTGGGTTGTACTCCGAGATCAAGCTCTGGTGCCCACGTGCTCAGTAAGCTCCTGCACAATGGAATGAACCAAAACTCCACCAGTTTGAGAAACCAACCCATGTTCACCCCAGCAAGTCCTACAGGATACACATCCTTCCCTACACCAGCCGCGAGCACTGTGCAGGCACATGTGATAAGGCAACCCATGTTCACCACAGTAAATTCATATGCTGCAGGTTACACATCCTTCCCTCCACCAGCCGCGAGCACTGTGCAGGCATGCATGAGAAGGCAATCCATGTTCCTCCCTGTAAGTTCATCTGCTGCAGGTTACACATCCTTCCCTGCACCAGCCCGGAGCACTGTGCAGGCACACGACCCCAACTTCCCCGAGGCAGGGCCTGAGAAAGAGCTGCAGGATGAGTTGGACTTTCAGATGGCAATCCACCTCACTTTTTGCAAG GACTTGAACCATGACATCAACCGACACCACAACTGTCCTGTCTGGCGCCGGGAGAGGGAAGACAACGAGGACGTGGCCTCCGTCCTCACCTTCATGCAGGAGGTGGGTGCAGGATGCAGCCTAACA ATATGA